In Treponema rectale, a single genomic region encodes these proteins:
- a CDS encoding GNAT family N-acetyltransferase: protein MNYNPTEKEITFINNALNKFNDEKVGPDNHELLNIVEYDENKNIIGGILGGTYWGWMHIDILWVDNNFRKKRIGSHLLEAAEEEAKKRGCHSVHVDTMSWQAPEFYKKNGYKIISELNNIPIGYKKYHLIKEL, encoded by the coding sequence ATGAATTATAATCCAACTGAAAAAGAAATAACTTTTATAAACAATGCACTAAATAAATTCAATGATGAAAAAGTTGGCCCCGATAATCATGAACTTCTAAATATCGTTGAATATGATGAGAACAAAAATATAATTGGCGGCATTCTCGGTGGAACATATTGGGGATGGATGCACATAGACATTCTTTGGGTAGATAATAATTTCAGAAAAAAAAGAATCGGATCACATTTGCTAGAGGCAGCTGAAGAAGAAGCTAAAAAAAGAGGTTGTCATTCTGTACATGTAGATACAATGTCCTGGCAAGCACCAGAATTTTATAAAAAAAATGGATATAAAATAATCAGTGAACTAAATAATATTCCTATAGGATATAAAAAGTATCATTTGATTAAAGAGTTATAA
- a CDS encoding type II toxin-antitoxin system RelE/ParE family toxin, whose translation MQKDIFEIKSNELRSLFKYKAGKIIVIGVVFVKKSQKTPKKIIKLAKKRLKEV comes from the coding sequence ATACAAAAAGATATTTTTGAGATTAAATCCAATGAGCTTCGTTCGCTTTTCAAATATAAAGCCGGGAAAATTATTGTGATTGGTGTTGTATTTGTAAAAAAATCGCAAAAAACGCCAAAGAAAATAATAAAACTAGCAAAGAAACGATTAAAGGAGGTCTGA